One window of the Pedobacter ginsengisoli genome contains the following:
- a CDS encoding ROK family protein produces the protein MNLHLLNNITKPARDKQLIYKYQLVKHLFNLGACSVSTLCDTMNMSTPSVLKLITNLIEEDWIEKKGYGISMGGRKPDLYGLKDKKILILCIDIELFHTKIAVMDNNYNYIVEANTIALPISKSNRSDFFNILNTYVLDILKAQNITHEQLIGCSVGMPGLIDSEKGKSFSYFLSDQENTSLTAAFETTLKLPVIIQNDVNGSSMAEFTHGMAKGKQNALILLMDWGVGLGIIMDGKLRKGACGFSGELGHIPFVENGALCYCGKHGCLETIASGNALSAMAKEGILSGKNSMLNKLSNEELQRIEPDVIIETANKGDQYAIQLLSNIGTYMGKGISVLIQLFNPELIILSGKIAEAKQYITLPMQQAINTYCMTQIRERTTIVSSELGENSRLLGYATTGIDYFLDACIKKAGKSKSKVSV, from the coding sequence ATGAATCTTCATCTATTAAATAATATAACAAAACCTGCACGTGATAAGCAGCTGATCTATAAATATCAGCTTGTGAAACATCTTTTTAATTTAGGTGCCTGCTCTGTTTCCACACTATGTGACACCATGAACATGAGCACACCCAGTGTTTTAAAGTTAATCACTAATTTAATAGAAGAAGATTGGATAGAAAAGAAAGGCTACGGAATATCAATGGGTGGCCGAAAACCCGATTTGTACGGCCTAAAGGATAAAAAAATTCTTATTCTTTGTATTGATATAGAACTGTTCCATACCAAAATAGCTGTTATGGACAATAACTATAATTATATAGTAGAGGCCAATACCATAGCCCTCCCTATTTCAAAAAGCAACAGATCAGATTTCTTTAACATTTTAAATACTTATGTTCTGGATATTTTAAAAGCCCAAAACATTACTCACGAACAACTAATTGGCTGCAGTGTAGGTATGCCGGGTCTTATTGATTCAGAAAAAGGGAAAAGCTTCAGCTATTTTCTTAGCGATCAGGAAAACACTTCTTTAACAGCCGCATTCGAAACCACGCTGAAACTACCTGTTATTATACAAAATGACGTTAATGGATCGTCAATGGCCGAGTTTACACATGGAATGGCAAAAGGCAAACAAAATGCTTTGATCCTGTTGATGGATTGGGGTGTTGGTTTAGGAATTATAATGGATGGTAAATTAAGGAAAGGTGCATGTGGTTTTTCGGGCGAGCTGGGCCATATTCCCTTTGTAGAGAATGGTGCACTGTGTTATTGTGGCAAACATGGCTGTCTGGAAACCATTGCCTCGGGCAATGCCCTATCAGCAATGGCCAAAGAAGGTATTTTATCTGGCAAAAACTCAATGCTCAACAAACTCTCTAACGAGGAATTACAAAGAATTGAGCCCGATGTTATTATCGAAACAGCAAATAAAGGCGATCAGTATGCCATCCAGTTGTTATCTAATATAGGCACCTATATGGGTAAGGGAATCTCTGTACTTATTCAGCTTTTTAATCCGGAACTGATTATTTTGAGCGGCAAAATTGCCGAAGCAAAACAATATATAACTCTCCCTATGCAGCAGGCCATTAATACCTATTGTATGACGCAAATAAGAGAGCGCACCACAATTGTATCATCTGAGCTTGGCGAAAACTCACGGCTTTTAGGGTATGCTACCACAGGTATTGATTATTTTCTGGATGCCTGCATTAAAAAAGCTGGAAAATCAAAATCCAAAGTCTCTGTTTAG
- a CDS encoding Gfo/Idh/MocA family oxidoreductase, whose translation MKPKEPQEKNTRRDFIKKSAVGLAAFTIVPRYVLGGTGFIAPSDRLTKAVIGVGSMGRGHFTYDGTQVVAVCDVDKRHLDLATSMLDKGVKTFGDYRELIKLPEVDIVHIATPPHWHGIMAVDAANAGKDVWCEKPMTHTIGEGKRVMEAVQKHGRMFRLNTWFRFKDTFYGMGTTVKPIKKLVDSGLLGWPLKVTVGKHTGYDWKFYWVGKDHLEPQPVPPELDYDRWLGPAPYKPYNAHRVHQTFRGYWDYDGGGLSDMGQHYIDPIQYFLGKDDTSPVSVEIDAPQQHTDAVGIWRRITYTYADGCQIILDGEGKDTNVPYIEGPKGKLYPGFKSDIPDLERKLAAFPDPTPQMTDFVESVKTRQKFALNEENGHRSCNIVNIGLIALRLGRSLKFDPVKQEFIDDEGANRLINPVMRAPFTI comes from the coding sequence ATGAAACCTAAAGAACCTCAAGAAAAAAACACCAGAAGGGATTTTATTAAAAAATCGGCAGTAGGACTGGCCGCATTTACCATTGTACCAAGATATGTACTTGGAGGAACAGGATTTATTGCGCCAAGCGATAGGTTGACTAAGGCTGTGATAGGCGTTGGGTCAATGGGTCGTGGTCATTTTACATACGATGGCACTCAGGTAGTTGCTGTTTGTGATGTTGATAAAAGACATCTTGACCTTGCAACATCTATGCTGGATAAGGGAGTTAAAACGTTTGGCGATTATCGTGAGCTAATTAAACTTCCTGAAGTTGATATTGTACACATTGCCACCCCGCCGCATTGGCATGGTATTATGGCTGTTGATGCTGCAAATGCCGGTAAAGATGTTTGGTGTGAAAAACCAATGACACATACTATTGGCGAAGGTAAACGTGTAATGGAAGCTGTACAAAAGCATGGCCGAATGTTCCGTTTAAATACCTGGTTCCGCTTTAAAGATACTTTTTATGGAATGGGTACTACTGTAAAACCGATTAAGAAATTGGTTGACAGTGGCTTGCTGGGTTGGCCTTTAAAGGTTACTGTAGGTAAACATACTGGTTACGACTGGAAGTTTTACTGGGTCGGTAAGGATCATCTTGAGCCTCAGCCGGTACCTCCTGAATTGGATTATGACAGATGGCTTGGCCCTGCACCTTATAAACCATACAATGCACACAGGGTGCACCAAACTTTCCGTGGATATTGGGATTATGATGGTGGCGGTTTAAGTGATATGGGACAACATTATATTGACCCGATTCAATACTTTTTAGGTAAAGATGATACCAGTCCGGTTTCTGTTGAAATTGATGCTCCACAACAGCATACTGATGCAGTTGGAATTTGGAGAAGGATAACTTATACTTATGCTGATGGTTGCCAGATCATTTTAGACGGCGAAGGAAAAGATACTAATGTACCTTACATTGAGGGACCTAAAGGTAAATTATATCCGGGCTTTAAATCGGATATTCCTGATCTGGAAAGAAAACTGGCTGCTTTCCCTGACCCTACACCGCAAATGACTGATTTTGTTGAGTCTGTAAAAACCAGACAGAAGTTTGCTTTAAATGAGGAGAATGGACACCGTTCATGTAATATCGTTAACATCGGCTTAATTGCTTTGAGGTTGGGCCGTTCATTAAAGTTTGATCCCGTAAAACAAGAGTTTATTGATGATGAAGGAGCTAACAGATTAATTAATCCTGTAATGCGCGCACCTTTCACTATTTAA
- a CDS encoding DUF1080 domain-containing protein produces the protein MIKKIFFILLAVLMLQDVANGQAKKDERTITTRIADLLAQMPANDAELFKNNVNDIANLGEEGYVTLISGLTAPGKGNNSLIEYTVGGFSAYITQNGKEDWRKMAVGAYCKALDKLTDKQNKSFIISQFDLVGKDDAVACLQGYLTDDHLADPAARALVKINTPASKAALLAGLAKANGTAKLSVIESLGDSRFKEAAQPINALAASSDENVAKVALYALAYIADPSSAPAFAAAADKSGFKYENTNSAAVYLIYAEQLLKNGNKELAEKIAKEITTKANSDELVGVRTGALKVLVEANKDNNQDILLEAAGDKNAEYRAAAFKFAVPYVTSASTAAWVKKLGGVNDDAKAGIVSMLGQSGAKDALPAVLKLLKSKNQTVKLAAINAAVNIGQEQVLDDLLKLASKGDTADVAAVSGAVHRMKGTGITEKVAAAIPSAKPNVQVALINLLASRAANGQLSAVYDQLKSKKPEVQQAAYTALSSVVVKDNLPQLFTLLNETSGAQETAVQEAIIAAVSGSGDNSQQVDAVLQQMASAPENKKLLFYKVLAGLGGQKSLKAVTDGFASGNEQTQKAALDALSAWTNADAAPELIRIARETKNAGFLNTAINGYLRSVREGVYPAEQKLLLLRNAMAVAQTDEQKKQVLKDVEQAKCFNSIAFAGKYLNDAALQQAAANAVMNITLAGSYNGDLVKGLLNKTIEVITGPDSGYQKEGMRKYISEMKAGEGFVSMYNGTDLTGWKGLVADPIKRSKMDAKTLAAEQEKADAEARESWKPINGELQFMSHGNNLATVKKYGDFEMLVDWKIIDDKKGEGDAGIYLRGTPQVQIWDNARTNVGAQVGSGGLYNNQANESKPLKVADNKLDEWNTFRIIMKGDRVTVYLNGELVTDNVILENYWDRSLPIFAEEQIELQAHGSPVAYRDLYIREIPRAKPFELSAQEKKDGYKVLFDGTNMHSWTGNTVDYTIEDGNIAIRPKPGKGSGGNLFTKEEFSDFIYRFEFKLTPGANNGLGIRAPLEGDAAYEGMELQILDNEAPIYKDLHVYQYHGSVYGTLPAKRGFLKPVGEWNYEEVVVKGPKIKVILNGTVILDGDITEARKNGAADGKEHPGLLRNSGHIGFLGHGSPVEFRNIRIKDLSKKDLTKKAPAKK, from the coding sequence ATGATAAAAAAGATATTCTTTATCCTGTTGGCGGTTTTAATGCTGCAAGATGTGGCAAACGGACAGGCAAAAAAAGACGAACGAACCATTACCACCCGCATTGCTGATTTGCTTGCTCAGATGCCTGCAAACGACGCTGAGTTGTTTAAAAACAACGTGAACGATATTGCCAATCTTGGTGAAGAGGGCTATGTTACTTTAATAAGCGGACTAACAGCACCCGGTAAGGGTAACAATTCATTAATTGAATATACAGTTGGTGGATTTTCTGCTTACATCACGCAGAATGGAAAAGAAGACTGGAGAAAAATGGCCGTTGGTGCTTATTGCAAAGCTCTGGATAAATTAACTGATAAACAGAACAAATCATTTATCATCAGCCAGTTTGATCTGGTTGGTAAAGATGATGCTGTTGCTTGTTTACAGGGCTATTTAACTGATGATCATCTGGCAGATCCTGCAGCAAGGGCATTGGTTAAAATTAATACCCCTGCATCAAAAGCAGCTTTGTTAGCCGGTTTGGCAAAAGCCAATGGCACGGCTAAACTTTCTGTTATAGAATCGTTAGGCGATAGCCGCTTTAAAGAAGCAGCACAGCCTATTAATGCTTTAGCAGCCAGCAGCGATGAAAATGTTGCTAAAGTTGCCTTATATGCACTTGCTTATATTGCTGATCCTTCTTCGGCACCGGCATTTGCAGCTGCGGCTGATAAAAGTGGCTTTAAGTATGAGAACACAAACTCTGCTGCGGTTTACTTAATTTATGCTGAGCAATTGCTTAAAAACGGTAATAAAGAACTTGCTGAAAAAATAGCAAAAGAGATTACTACCAAAGCTAATTCTGATGAATTAGTAGGTGTACGTACCGGTGCTTTAAAGGTATTGGTTGAAGCAAATAAAGACAACAACCAGGATATCCTTTTAGAAGCTGCAGGCGATAAAAATGCTGAATATCGTGCTGCTGCATTTAAATTTGCGGTACCTTATGTTACATCGGCATCTACTGCTGCCTGGGTTAAAAAATTAGGTGGTGTTAATGATGATGCCAAAGCGGGTATAGTAAGTATGCTTGGCCAAAGTGGTGCTAAAGATGCTTTGCCTGCGGTACTTAAATTACTTAAAAGCAAAAACCAGACTGTTAAACTGGCTGCTATAAATGCAGCTGTTAATATTGGACAGGAACAAGTACTTGATGATTTACTTAAACTTGCAAGCAAAGGTGATACTGCCGATGTTGCTGCGGTTTCTGGTGCTGTTCATAGAATGAAGGGAACTGGCATAACTGAAAAAGTTGCTGCTGCGATTCCGTCGGCAAAACCTAACGTACAGGTTGCATTAATTAACTTACTTGCTTCGCGTGCTGCAAATGGTCAGCTAAGTGCAGTTTATGATCAGTTAAAAAGTAAAAAACCTGAAGTACAGCAAGCTGCATATACTGCTTTAAGTAGTGTTGTTGTTAAAGACAATTTGCCTCAGTTGTTTACTTTATTAAATGAAACTTCCGGAGCTCAGGAAACTGCTGTTCAGGAAGCTATTATTGCTGCTGTTAGTGGTTCAGGAGACAACTCGCAACAGGTTGATGCGGTATTACAGCAAATGGCATCGGCTCCTGAAAACAAGAAATTACTTTTCTACAAAGTTCTTGCAGGTTTAGGTGGTCAGAAATCTTTAAAAGCAGTTACTGATGGTTTTGCTTCAGGTAATGAGCAAACTCAAAAAGCTGCTTTGGATGCATTATCGGCATGGACTAATGCTGATGCAGCTCCTGAATTAATTAGAATTGCACGCGAAACTAAAAATGCAGGTTTCTTAAATACTGCAATTAATGGTTACCTGCGTTCGGTTAGAGAGGGTGTTTATCCTGCGGAGCAGAAGTTATTGTTGCTTCGTAATGCAATGGCTGTAGCTCAAACTGATGAGCAAAAGAAACAGGTATTAAAAGATGTTGAGCAGGCTAAATGTTTCAATTCTATTGCATTTGCCGGTAAATATTTAAATGATGCTGCTTTACAACAGGCTGCTGCAAATGCTGTAATGAACATTACACTTGCAGGTTCTTATAATGGCGACCTGGTTAAAGGCTTATTGAATAAAACTATTGAGGTAATAACTGGTCCTGATAGTGGTTATCAGAAAGAAGGAATGCGTAAATACATTTCCGAAATGAAGGCTGGTGAAGGGTTTGTATCTATGTATAATGGAACTGACCTTACAGGTTGGAAAGGTTTAGTAGCTGACCCTATTAAACGTTCAAAAATGGACGCTAAAACGCTTGCTGCTGAACAGGAAAAAGCTGATGCTGAAGCACGCGAGAGCTGGAAACCTATAAATGGCGAGCTTCAGTTTATGAGCCATGGAAATAACCTTGCTACGGTTAAAAAGTATGGTGATTTTGAAATGCTTGTTGACTGGAAGATTATTGACGACAAAAAAGGTGAAGGTGACGCCGGTATCTATTTACGTGGTACGCCACAGGTTCAAATTTGGGATAATGCCCGTACTAATGTAGGTGCTCAGGTTGGTTCTGGTGGTTTATACAACAACCAGGCTAATGAAAGCAAGCCTCTTAAAGTTGCTGATAACAAACTTGATGAGTGGAATACTTTCCGTATTATAATGAAAGGTGACCGTGTTACGGTTTACTTAAACGGAGAATTGGTAACTGATAACGTAATACTTGAGAACTATTGGGACAGAAGCCTTCCGATTTTTGCTGAAGAGCAGATTGAATTGCAGGCTCATGGTTCGCCGGTTGCTTACCGCGATCTTTATATCAGAGAAATTCCTCGTGCAAAGCCATTTGAGTTGAGTGCACAAGAGAAAAAAGACGGCTATAAAGTATTGTTTGATGGTACTAACATGCACAGCTGGACTGGTAACACTGTTGATTATACTATTGAAGATGGTAACATTGCTATCCGCCCGAAACCAGGAAAAGGTTCAGGTGGTAATTTGTTTACTAAAGAAGAATTTAGCGATTTTATTTACCGTTTTGAGTTTAAATTAACTCCTGGCGCTAACAATGGTTTGGGTATAAGGGCACCTTTAGAAGGTGATGCTGCTTACGAAGGTATGGAGTTGCAAATTCTTGATAACGAAGCTCCTATATATAAAGATCTTCATGTTTATCAGTATCATGGTTCTGTTTATGGTACCTTGCCAGCAAAAAGAGGTTTCCTTAAGCCTGTAGGTGAGTGGAATTATGAAGAGGTGGTTGTAAAGGGCCCTAAAATTAAAGTGATTCTTAATGGTACTGTAATTCTTGATGGTGACATTACTGAAGCTAGAAAGAATGGTGCTGCTGATGGTAAGGAACACCCTGGCTTATTGCGTAACAGTGGTCATATTGGTTTCCTTGGACATGGTTCTCCGGTAGAATTCAGAAATATCAGAATCAAAGATTTAAGTAAAAAAGATTTAACTAAAAAAGCCCCGGCTAAGAAGTAG
- a CDS encoding Gfo/Idh/MocA family protein encodes MTEDKLNSSTDNSRRNFIKTSALAAAGFMIVPRHVLGGKGFLAPSDRLQVAGVGVGGKGESDIANIYKGGKSDIAFLCDVDDRRAAGSVKRFPKAKYYKDYRQMLDKEAKNIDGVVVSTPDHNHAMIALAAMQLGKHVYVQKPLTHDIYEARVLTEAAKRYQVVTQMGNQGASGDGVRQLRDWCEAGLIGKVHTVYCWTDRPVWPQGISWPATNGVVPKELDWDLWLGSAPYKPYIDKMVPFNWRGWWDYGTGAIGDMGCHLVEPPFTILGLDTPMDVQCSVGSVYVDEFQRGYFPESCPPSSHVIMTFKETKRTKGDLQLHWMDGGIKPVRPAELGPNEAFGDNGVLFEGTKGKMICDVYGSNPRLLPLSKNEHDHTKKKTPRVPGGEDGHYTQWAEAAIAGYGKIELSSPFEIAGPLTETLLIANLAIRGTDVQKRNADGGISYPGRDIKLIWDKANLKVTNFDEVNQFVKRNYRAGWSLGA; translated from the coding sequence ATGACTGAAGATAAGTTAAACTCATCAACAGATAATTCCAGAAGAAACTTTATTAAAACCAGCGCGCTTGCAGCCGCTGGTTTTATGATAGTACCCAGACACGTTTTGGGAGGTAAAGGATTTTTAGCGCCAAGCGACCGCTTACAGGTTGCCGGTGTTGGTGTTGGTGGAAAAGGTGAAAGTGATATAGCTAACATTTATAAGGGTGGCAAATCAGACATCGCATTTTTATGTGATGTTGATGATAGGAGAGCCGCTGGTTCTGTTAAAAGATTCCCTAAGGCGAAGTACTATAAGGACTACCGCCAGATGCTTGATAAGGAAGCAAAAAATATTGATGGTGTTGTAGTTTCTACACCTGATCATAACCATGCCATGATAGCCCTGGCTGCAATGCAGTTGGGTAAACATGTGTATGTTCAAAAACCATTAACACATGACATTTACGAAGCGCGTGTATTAACTGAAGCTGCAAAACGCTATCAGGTAGTTACGCAAATGGGAAACCAGGGTGCTTCGGGTGATGGGGTTAGGCAATTGAGAGATTGGTGTGAGGCTGGTTTAATTGGGAAAGTTCATACGGTCTATTGCTGGACTGACCGCCCCGTATGGCCTCAGGGTATTTCATGGCCTGCTACCAATGGTGTTGTGCCTAAGGAACTGGATTGGGATTTATGGCTGGGTAGTGCCCCATATAAGCCTTATATAGATAAAATGGTTCCGTTTAACTGGCGAGGCTGGTGGGATTATGGTACCGGTGCAATTGGCGATATGGGTTGCCACCTGGTTGAACCACCATTTACAATTTTAGGTTTGGATACTCCAATGGATGTCCAGTGTAGCGTAGGCAGTGTTTACGTTGATGAGTTTCAGAGGGGGTATTTTCCGGAAAGCTGTCCGCCTTCTAGCCATGTAATCATGACCTTTAAGGAAACCAAGAGAACTAAAGGTGACTTACAGCTTCATTGGATGGACGGTGGTATTAAACCTGTGCGACCAGCTGAATTAGGACCTAATGAGGCATTTGGAGATAATGGTGTATTGTTTGAAGGTACAAAAGGAAAAATGATCTGTGATGTTTACGGATCTAACCCAAGGTTATTGCCTTTATCTAAAAATGAGCACGACCATACAAAAAAGAAAACCCCTCGTGTACCGGGTGGCGAAGATGGCCATTACACACAATGGGCTGAAGCTGCAATTGCTGGTTATGGGAAAATAGAGTTAAGTTCTCCATTTGAAATAGCTGGTCCGCTTACTGAAACGTTATTAATAGCAAATCTGGCCATCAGGGGAACTGATGTTCAGAAAAGAAATGCCGATGGCGGAATTAGCTATCCGGGCAGAGATATTAAACTGATTTGGGATAAGGCTAACCTTAAGGTTACCAATTTTGATGAGGTGAACCAATTTGTGAAACGTAATTATCGTGCAGGATGGAGTTTGGGAGCGTAA
- a CDS encoding Gfo/Idh/MocA family protein — MEFGSVNLRVLVVGCGNMGKSHAMAYHTLDGFEICGIVSTGNSKVVLNEKLGGSYQLFSDFYEALEVTKPDAVCISTYPDTHEAFAIKALESGCHVFIEKPLADSVEGAERVAEAARKAGKKLVVGYILRYHPSWEKFIEVSQQMGKPLVMRMNLNQQSHGPKWTVHRNLMKSLSPIVDCAVHYIDVMCQMTRSKPVQVSAIGARLTDEIPEWNYNYGQLQIRFEDGSVGWYEAGWGPMVSEAAFFIKDVFGPKGAVSIVAKEASKSGKSDSIDSHTKTESIKVHYADLDKDDEFAKADEWIDLHDEPDHQELCNREQRFFLKAIQEDLDLTDATEDAVNSLRIAFACDESVRTGQMVML; from the coding sequence ATGGAGTTTGGGAGCGTAAATTTGCGTGTTCTGGTTGTTGGTTGCGGTAACATGGGCAAATCTCATGCTATGGCTTACCACACTTTAGACGGCTTTGAAATATGCGGAATCGTATCAACCGGTAACAGTAAGGTTGTATTAAATGAAAAACTGGGCGGAAGTTATCAGCTGTTCAGTGATTTTTATGAAGCGCTTGAGGTTACTAAGCCTGATGCGGTGTGCATTTCTACTTATCCGGATACTCATGAGGCTTTTGCAATTAAAGCGCTGGAGAGCGGCTGCCATGTGTTTATAGAGAAACCTTTGGCTGACTCTGTAGAAGGAGCAGAGCGCGTTGCTGAAGCTGCAAGAAAGGCAGGCAAGAAACTGGTTGTTGGCTATATATTGCGCTATCACCCATCGTGGGAGAAGTTTATTGAGGTTTCGCAGCAAATGGGTAAACCATTGGTGATGCGAATGAACCTGAACCAGCAAAGCCACGGTCCAAAATGGACAGTACACCGTAACTTGATGAAAAGCTTAAGCCCTATAGTTGATTGTGCAGTTCATTATATTGATGTAATGTGCCAAATGACCAGATCAAAACCAGTGCAGGTTAGTGCAATTGGTGCCAGACTTACTGATGAAATACCTGAATGGAATTACAACTACGGGCAATTGCAAATTCGTTTTGAGGATGGCTCTGTGGGCTGGTATGAGGCAGGTTGGGGACCTATGGTTAGTGAAGCGGCATTTTTTATTAAAGATGTTTTTGGACCGAAAGGGGCAGTATCAATAGTTGCTAAAGAGGCATCAAAATCAGGAAAATCAGATTCAATTGATTCACACACTAAAACGGAATCTATAAAAGTTCATTATGCTGATCTGGATAAAGATGATGAGTTTGCCAAAGCTGATGAATGGATTGACTTGCATGATGAACCAGATCATCAGGAATTATGCAATCGTGAGCAGCGCTTTTTCCTGAAAGCTATACAGGAAGATCTTGACTTGACTGATGCTACAGAAGATGCTGTAAACAGCTTAAGAATCGCTTTTGCATGTGATGAATCGGTAAGAACCGGGCAAATGGTTATGTTGTAG
- a CDS encoding histone H1 — translation MEKFSKLKQLIAGIESDADKFYNSGNGAAGTRVRKAMQDLKGLAQEIRTEVTEKKNAK, via the coding sequence ATGGAAAAATTTTCAAAACTAAAACAGCTTATCGCAGGTATCGAATCTGATGCAGATAAATTTTATAATTCAGGTAACGGCGCTGCCGGTACAAGAGTTCGTAAAGCAATGCAAGATCTAAAAGGACTTGCTCAAGAGATCCGTACTGAGGTTACTGAGAAGAAAAATGCTAAATAG
- a CDS encoding YceI family protein, with protein MNRIRKITRVLIALLLLHLSAGAQNFVSKNIRIGLFSSTPLEDIRAVSDKGNAVLVSKTREIVVQLDVKTLEFDRKLMQEHFNENYIESDKYPNAKFKGVIDQPIDFTKDGNYGVTVTGTLSVHGIDKKRTIPGKVIISNGVVQISTEFNVACVDHNIKIPKLVFAKIAEFITIKAEGKFNPLK; from the coding sequence ATGAATAGAATTAGAAAAATAACCCGGGTGTTGATTGCACTCTTGCTGCTACACCTAAGTGCCGGGGCACAAAATTTTGTTAGTAAGAATATTAGAATTGGCTTATTCTCATCAACCCCATTAGAAGACATTAGAGCGGTAAGTGATAAGGGCAATGCTGTGCTTGTTTCTAAAACCAGAGAAATAGTTGTGCAACTGGATGTTAAAACGCTGGAGTTTGACAGGAAACTGATGCAGGAGCATTTTAATGAGAATTATATTGAAAGCGATAAATATCCTAATGCAAAATTTAAAGGTGTTATAGATCAACCGATAGATTTTACTAAGGATGGCAATTATGGGGTAACTGTTACCGGTACTCTATCGGTACATGGAATAGATAAGAAACGTACGATTCCGGGAAAAGTAATTATAAGCAATGGTGTTGTACAGATTAGCACCGAGTTTAATGTTGCATGTGTAGATCATAATATTAAAATACCCAAGCTGGTGTTTGCCAAGATTGCGGAGTTTATTACGATAAAAGCTGAAGGTAAATTCAATCCATTAAAATAA
- a CDS encoding DUF5777 family beta-barrel protein, with product MNKIKYLLISFSLFTLHAQAQEADSLLKALDSGRVASTVDAAFKSTHVVLSHSSETQKKHDLDLRIRHHFGDIGGRFGSAHTLYGLDVATDLFIGLDYGVTDDFTVAVGRSKQDELFNFSGKYKLLKQKTDASMPINMTLFAQLGWIAREPLNNSEFAQYSDRFSYFFQSIISRKFSSRLSLEVMPGYLLRSNVEDNGDAKNLFSLGFAGRMKITKRLSFIADYTLVNGLSRPKDLTESYYNPFGVGLEIETGGHIFSLNFMNSEYIVENNFIPNTKKSWSKGGVRFGFTISRNFTLFKSKKEDPDKKSKIY from the coding sequence ATGAATAAGATTAAATATTTACTGATTTCCTTTTCGCTTTTTACATTGCATGCTCAGGCTCAGGAGGCAGATTCTTTGTTGAAAGCTCTGGATAGCGGACGTGTTGCCAGCACGGTAGACGCTGCTTTTAAGTCGACACACGTAGTTTTATCCCACTCTAGTGAAACCCAAAAAAAACATGATCTGGATTTGAGGATCCGCCATCATTTTGGTGATATAGGAGGGCGTTTTGGAAGCGCTCATACTTTATATGGTTTGGATGTAGCTACAGACTTGTTTATTGGATTGGACTATGGTGTAACCGATGATTTTACTGTAGCAGTTGGAAGAAGCAAGCAAGATGAACTTTTCAATTTCTCTGGTAAGTACAAGCTTTTAAAACAGAAAACTGATGCCTCTATGCCAATTAATATGACGCTTTTTGCACAGTTGGGATGGATTGCACGAGAACCTCTTAATAATAGTGAGTTTGCACAGTATAGTGATCGGTTTTCTTATTTCTTTCAGTCTATTATCTCACGTAAGTTTTCGTCACGCCTTTCATTGGAGGTAATGCCGGGTTATTTATTGAGAAGTAATGTTGAAGACAACGGGGATGCTAAGAATCTTTTTTCTCTTGGCTTTGCAGGAAGAATGAAAATAACAAAACGGCTTTCTTTTATTGCAGATTATACACTGGTAAATGGATTATCGAGACCTAAAGATTTAACTGAATCTTACTATAATCCTTTTGGTGTTGGATTGGAAATAGAAACGGGTGGGCATATATTCTCCTTAAACTTCATGAACTCGGAATATATAGTTGAGAATAATTTTATTCCAAATACTAAGAAATCATGGAGTAAAGGTGGGGTGCGTTTTGGCTTTACCATATCAAGAAATTTTACCCTGTTCAAATCAAAGAAAGAGGATCCGGATAAAAAATCAAAAATCTACTAG
- a CDS encoding ubiquinol-cytochrome c reductase iron-sulfur subunit yields the protein MERDEFIKSLGLGLALVCTGSCLSGCGKSSNDGPEDKPDPGPGGGNTNTATIDLSTDLKAIGDQAKANGVLFFRIAAGNTAASFVATESICPHQGGNLVWKQADNRIQCQLHFSEYATNGSVLQGPQGTTGNTRTLKIYSTSISGTKLTATIA from the coding sequence ATGGAACGCGACGAATTTATCAAATCACTGGGATTAGGACTGGCATTGGTTTGTACAGGATCTTGTTTGTCGGGCTGCGGAAAAAGTAGCAACGATGGACCAGAGGATAAACCTGATCCGGGGCCAGGAGGTGGAAATACTAATACTGCCACTATAGATTTATCAACTGATCTTAAAGCTATAGGCGACCAGGCTAAAGCAAATGGTGTACTGTTTTTTAGAATAGCCGCAGGCAATACTGCTGCTTCATTTGTAGCTACAGAATCCATTTGCCCTCATCAAGGCGGAAATTTAGTGTGGAAACAGGCTGATAATAGAATACAATGTCAATTGCACTTTTCTGAGTACGCAACTAATGGTTCTGTGCTTCAGGGACCACAGGGTACAACAGGAAATACGAGGACATTGAAAATTTACAGCACCTCGATTAGTGGAACTAAACTTACGGCTACAATTGCATAA